In Cololabis saira isolate AMF1-May2022 chromosome 1, fColSai1.1, whole genome shotgun sequence, the following proteins share a genomic window:
- the LOC133442213 gene encoding ADP-ribosylation factor-binding protein GGA3-like, which translates to MASGDGRETLDSWLNKAADPNNPADRWDCIQGFYQLVNKETDGPQVATRLLAHKIQSPQEKEALQALTVLEACMNNCGKRFHSEAAKFRFLNELIKVLTPKYFGAWTPQKVKDRVEEVLYGWTLWLKDEPKIQEAYSMLKKQGIVKKDPKLPDTLIMAPPPQRTTESIFDQEDKATLLTRLLNSGRPEDLETANRLIKSTIKEEQEKAEKVLKRESALEEVKSSTKQLRELLELHIVKGTSLQLSDDVKALYERCDRLRPSLFRLASDTMDDDAALAQILAANDELTLVVNSYKDLKGGGGSGGRARSKSEEVTIAPTSPREIKSYHLIDLSALDSPQTQRKADSPPPFESSSSFFSSHMDNTFFSKAEQNLNDFNDLEFDNIVSKKTEDDPKSYYEELMRLDGDVQMTNVEQNGGGDILLRARGCTNGPNIWSLPHTQQFTEPGSSSKSPEQPNEVSGSPLKLEESSFPFQPLKNIFVPLETIKPSQLQPVTLYNQAGIHVSLHFAKDCPAGHPDVAVVVMSAVNTSALDVKDFMFQVAVPKSMLVKLQPASRTHLPPYNPLLPPPAVSQVILLANPQSRKVRLRYKLALTHGDQQLNETRDIDSFPDWTSLITR; encoded by the exons ATGGCGAGTGGAGACGGACGGGAAACTTTAGACTCCTGGCTCA ACAAGGCCGCAGACCCGAATAATCCGGCTGATAGATGGGACTGTATTCAGGGCTTTTACCAGCTCGTCAACAAAGAAACAGACGG GCCCCAGGTCGCCACTCGTCTTCTTGCCCATAAAATCCAGTCACCACAGGAGAAAGAGGCCCTGCAGGCTCTCACT GTTCTCGAGGCATGTATGAACAACTGTGGGAAGAGGTTCCACAGTGAGGCCGCTAAGTTTCGCTTTCTCAATGaactcatcaaagtcttaacACCGAAG TACTTCGGTGCATGGACCCCACAGAAAGTTAAAGACAGGGTGGAGGAGGTTCTTTACGGCTGGACACTTTGGCTAAAAGACGAACCCAAGATCCAGGAAGCTTACAGCATGCTGAAGAAACAAG gtattGTAAAGAAAGATCCCAAACTGCCAGACACACTGATTATGGCTCCTCCACCACAAAGAACCACAGAGTCTATTTTTGACCAAGAGGACAAGGCTACG CTGTTAACAAGGTTATTGAACAGTGGCCGCCCTGAAGACTTGGAAACGGCCAACAGGCTGATTAAAAGTACTATCAAAGAG GAGCAGGAAAAGGCTGAAAAAGTGTTGAAGCGCGAGTCTGCTCTGGAGGAGGTGAAGAGCAGCACCAAACAGCTCAGAGAACTGCTGGAGCTGCATATAGTTAAAGGAACGTCATTACAGCTCAGCGATGACGTGAAG GCACTTTATGAGCGCTGTGACCGGCTGAGGCCCAGCCTTTTCCGGCTGGCCAGTGACACGATGGACGATGACGCTGCTCTGGCACAGATCCTGGCGGCCAATGACGAACTAACACTTGTAGTAAACTCTTACAAAGACTTGAAAGGGGGAGGCGGGAGTGGAGGAAGAGCAAGAAGTAAAAGTGAAGAAGTGACCATAG CTCCTACAAGCCCAAGGGAGATTAAGAGCTACCACCTCATTGATCTATCAGCACTGGACTCTCCACAGACCCAAAGAAAAGCTGATTCACCCCCTCCGTTTGAATCCTCTtcatccttcttctcctctcatatGGACAACacgtttttttcaaaagctgaacaGAACTTAAATGACTTCAATGACTTAG AGTTTGATAATATTGTCTCAAAAAAGACTGAAGATGATCCAAAGTCATATTATGAAGAACTGATGCGG cttGACGGAGATGTTCAGATGACAAATGTTGAACAGAATGGAGGAGGAGATATTCTGCTGAGAGCCCGTGGATGTACAAACGGACCAAATATTTG GTCACTCCCTCACACTCAACAGTTCACAGAACCAGGATCCTCTTCAAAGTCACCCGAACAACCAAATGAAGTTTCTGGATCTCCACTGAAACTGGAGGAAAGCTCATTTCCCTTTCAGCCACTGAAGAATATCTTCGTTCCTTTGGAGACCATCAAACCTA GTCAGCTACAGCCAGTCACGCTGTACAACCAGGCCGGTATCCACGTGTCGCTACATTTTGCCAAAGATTGTCCAGCCGGGCATCCAGATGTGGCTGTGGTTGTCATGTCTGCAGTGAACACATCTGCTCTTGATGTGAAAGACTTCATGTTCCAAGTGGCTGTTCCAAAG AGCATGTTGGTGAAACTTCAGCCCGCCAGCAGGACACACCTCCCCCCTTACAACCCTCTCCTTCCTCCACCTGCAGTGTCACAGGTCATCCTGTTAGCTAATCCTCAAAGT CGTAAGGTTCGTCTGCGTTACAAGCTGGCACTGACGCATGGAGACCAACAGCTGAACGAGACCAGAGACATTGACAGCTTTCCTGACTGGACCTCTTTAATCACCCGCTAA
- the ears2 gene encoding probable glutamate--tRNA ligase, mitochondrial, whose translation MSPWLECCRRSLQGRLFVRGSVCDAAVRTRGLQPRTLTSTSRCCSTVQPGVRVRFAPSPTGFLHLGGLRTALYNYIFAKKYGGVFVLRLEDTDQSRLVPGAAESIEDMLEWAGIPPDESPRRGGPLGPYLQSQRLHLYSQTAKQLVESGHAYYCFCSPQRLGLLKKEALRAGQTPRYDNRCRHLRADQVQEKLAQGTSHVIRFCLEEGVEPFQDMIFGWNRHEVAQVEGDPVVMKADGFPTYHLANIVDDHYMKISHVLRGSEWLISTSKHILMYRALGWQPPTFGHLPLLMNKDGSKLSKRQGDIFIQSFQRDGALPEALLDITTNCGSGFNTSRMGRRIDELISEFNPSKITTHSALLDLERLPEFNRIHLLQHIEDEQVCHLLTKDLQEQILQTYSAEIQDKEVLHEDYIKRVLHLRKGHISSLKELVNPTYAYLWVRPSFSSQQVAAVTAESHLIASLVLKLIEERGEELTMDQLSKDLKSLAKQPKATKYREVMKLLRLALSGLQQGPSVAEMMVSLGPAEIQHRFQKLLQLSHSG comes from the exons ATGTCTCCGTGGTTGGAGTGTTGCAGACGGAGTCTCCAGGGCAGGCTGTTTGTGAGAGGGTCCGTGTGTGATGCGGCTGTCAGGACCAGGGGGCTGCAGCCCCGCACACTCACCTCCACCAGCAGATGCTGCTCCACGGTGCAGCCAGGTGTCAGGGTCAGGTTTGCTCCCAGCCCGACAG gctTCTTGCATCTGGGAGGTCTCAGAACCGCTCTCTACAATTATATCTTTGCAAAGAAGTACGGAGGAGTTTTTGTCCTGCGGCTAGAAGACACTGATCAGAGCAGACTGGTACCAGGAGCGGCAGAGTCTATAGAGGACATGCTGGAGTGGGCTG GTATACCGCCAGACGAGAGCCCTCGTCGAGGGGGGCCGCTGGGTCCATACCTGCAGTCTCAGAGGTTACACCTCTACAGTCAGACGGCCAAGCAGCTTGTGGAGAGCGGTCATGCCTACTACTGTTTCTGTAGCCCTCAGAGGCTGGGGCTACTCAAAAAAGAGGCCTTAAGAGCTGGACAGACTCCAAG GTATGACAACAGGTGTCGCCACCTGCGAGCAGACCAGGTCCAGGAGAAGCTGGCTCAGGGAACGTCACATGTGATCAGGTTTTGTTTGGAAGAAGGTGTTGAGCCTTTTCAGGATATGATCTTTGGATGGAATCGTCATGAGGTGGCTCAG GTTGAGGGCGACCCTGTTGTGATGAAAGCAGATGGTTTTCCCACCTACCACCTTGCAAACATAGTAGATGATCATTACATGAAGATCAGCCATGTACTCCGGGGATCTGAGTGGCTCATCTCCACCTCCAAACATATCCTCATGTACCGTGCCCTTGGATGGCAGCCGCCCACCTTTGGACATCTGCCCCTGCTGATGAACAAAGATGGCAGTAAGTTGTCCAAAAGACAGGGAGACATATTCATTCAAAGCTTCCAGAGAGACGGGGCCCTACCAGAGGCTCTGTTGGACATCACAACCAACTGTGGATCTGGATTCAACA CCAGCCGGATGGGACGGAGGATAGATGAGCTGATTTCTGAGTTTAATCCTTCAAAAATCACAACTCACTCTGCTTTGTTGGACTTGGAAAGACTACCAGAGTTCAACCG AATCCACCTGCTGCAACACATTGAAGATGAGCAAGTTTGTCATTTGCTAACAAAAGATTTGCAGGAACAAATCCTGCAGACCTACTCAGCAGAGATCCAGGACAAAGAAGTGCTACATGAGGACTATATCAAGCGGGTTCTGCATCTCCGCAAG GGTCACATATCATCCTTGAAGGAGCTTGTGAACCCTACGTATGCTTACCTGTGGGTGCGTCCTTCTTTCTCCAGCCAGCAGGTGGCAGCAGTCACTGCAGAGAGCCATCTCATTGCCTCATTAGTGCTGAA GTTAATAGAAGAGCGAGGTGAGGAGCTGACGATGGACCAGCTCAGTAAAGACCTGAAGAGTCTGGCTAAGCAGCCGAAAGCCACCAAGTACCGAGAAGTGATGAAGCTGTTGCGTCTGGCCCTGAGTGGTCTGCAG CAGGGGCCCAGTGTTGCTGAAATGATGGTGTCTCTGGGTCCTGCAGAGATCCAACATCGCTTCCAGAAGCTTCTGCAGCTTTCACACTCTGGCTAA